A single Thermodesulfobacteriota bacterium DNA region contains:
- a CDS encoding cytochrome b N-terminal domain-containing protein translates to MKSESEGIGPVHRLWLRVERLANSFCTPELNPFYYLGAIGIFFLWVILVSGVYLFIFYEISRDGAYQSIEWLVHEQWYLGGFMRSLHHYAASGLVIVMLLHALRCFVLKRYAHWRWIAWVSGVAIAWIVWAGGIFGYWMVWDDRAQLVAVLSAEMIENVPIFGLPLSLNFARPENLADNFFYIILFIHFASILVVFIIFLLLHLGRISKAMIHPPRKMMYSLFVVLLVVSALNPAVSGGSANLEVLSGEIPFDWFFLFIYPLLNYMSVPSL, encoded by the coding sequence ATGAAATCGGAGTCCGAAGGCATAGGTCCCGTCCACAGGTTGTGGCTAAGGGTGGAGCGCCTGGCCAACTCGTTCTGTACCCCGGAGCTGAACCCATTCTACTATCTCGGGGCGATCGGCATCTTTTTCCTCTGGGTCATACTGGTCTCCGGGGTGTACCTCTTTATCTTCTACGAGATATCCAGGGACGGGGCCTACCAGTCGATCGAGTGGCTGGTCCACGAGCAGTGGTACCTCGGGGGGTTCATGAGGAGCCTCCACCACTACGCCGCGAGCGGGCTCGTCATAGTCATGCTCCTGCACGCGCTGCGCTGCTTTGTGCTCAAGCGCTACGCCCACTGGAGGTGGATAGCCTGGGTGAGCGGCGTGGCGATTGCCTGGATCGTGTGGGCGGGCGGCATATTCGGCTACTGGATGGTATGGGACGACAGGGCCCAGCTCGTGGCGGTGCTCTCGGCCGAGATGATCGAGAACGTCCCGATATTCGGACTCCCGCTCAGCCTGAACTTCGCCAGGCCCGAAAATCTCGCGGACAACTTCTTTTACATCATACTCTTTATACACTTCGCCTCCATCCTCGTTGTCTTCATTATTTTCCTTCTGCTCCACCTCGGCAGGATCTCCAAGGCGATGATACACCCCCCCAGGAAGATGATGTACTCACTCTTTGTCGTCCTCCTGGTCGTCTCGGCCCTGAATCCGGCCGTGAGCGGCGGGTCGGCAAATCTCGAGGTGCTCTCCGGTGAGATCCCCTTCGACTGGTTCTTCCTCTTCATATACCCGCTCTTGAACTACATGTCGGTCCCGTCGCTGT